The sequence below is a genomic window from Apodemus sylvaticus chromosome 6, mApoSyl1.1, whole genome shotgun sequence.
ATGGAGGACTAGGTAGGGGTAGGATgggggattaggaatgtgatagTAAAACTACGAAGAAGAAAACGAATGCAGGGGTTACTTAGGAGTTTAAAACCCAGGGAAAGccaggttttctgaggaacaccttgttatattaaaaaatgtaaaagtaaggACTCTTGATGCCCTTAACAAATCATTCATGCTCTTCCTTCTCCGAAGAACACTGCCGAGCAGGACTGGCTCTGATGGATGCTCTAGCTACAGAGCTAGGTTATTTTAGGCTAGGGATAGTCTGGGGGTGAAGTGGGTGTGGTTTAAAACAGGATGATTCTTGGAACCTTTTCACGAAAAACTCCTTAACATTATTTTACATAATAACTTAATGTTTACAAAATTGTTTAGGATGATGTGAACAATGTAAACTTCAAGGTTTCTCCTCAAGAGACACTGATCCTTAGACATAGGATTCACCCATGGAAACTGTAACTGGCTATTGACCATTTTTGGAGAAATAACTATTTAAGACCATTGGCTTTCTTTTGATCTAGACCCTAGAAGTGATTTTATTCTGCCTTAAATGAATAAGTATCCAAGTGTGGCAGcatgtgcttataatcccagcatgtgggaggtaaAGTAGAAGGATTACTTTTATTTGGAGACTAGCCTGTTATAGGCAGGAAGTAATAGAGCAGTCAGAGCTATGTAAGGAGAGTCTGtctttaaaagatgtttaaaaggctggcaagatggctcagtagataaagggaTGTTGCCAtccctgaagatctgagtttaatccccaagACCCACTTGGTAAGAGGAAACCTACTTATGCAAgttttcttctgacttccacatgagaggtgtgtgtgtgtgtgtgtgtcccagaatttgggagatagaggcagaaggGTCAAGAATTCAAGATCTTCCATCACTACCTAGTTtgagatagcctgggctacatgagactctgtcttaaaacaaaatggaaatataagagacagagattaaaaaaaaaatttgggcCAGGtggcagtggtgcatgcctttgatcctagcacttggggggcagaggctggcaggtctttgtaatttttgaggccagcctggtctacaaagtaagttcaagacagctagggctactcagagaaaccatgtctcaatcAAACAAATAATACTCTctcaatactctctctctctctctctctctctctctctctctctctctctctctctctctctctcttacacacacacacacacacacacacacacacacacacacacacacgggaaaaTTTGTGTCTATACTGAATATCTACAGACTTGCTCTATCCAATACAATATAACTATTTACACAGTCTTTGTATGATAAGTAATCTAGAAGGCTGGTAGTGGTGCatacttttagtcccagcactcaggaggtagacacagtggatctctttgagttgaaggccagcctggtctatagagtaagttccaggacagccatagctatAGAGActccatgtcttgaaaaaaagataaataaaatgaataaagtttCAAAAAAAAGTAATCTAGAAGTGACTTAAAGTCCTCTGGAGAATGTGCATAGTTGAATGCTACTTTGTATAAGAGATTTGAACATCCATAGTGATGCAGCATGAGACAGCATTTTCCTTATGTATAAGGCTGTAGGCTTAATCATCAGTTCCCCAAAccccaaaatatatttaagaattcTGACAGCCTGAGCTCAGTAATACATACTCATGAAGCCTTAGGTGTTATACCTaatgtcataaataaataagtagggaAAATCCAATTTTATAGGCATGGTAATGCATGCCTATAAacccagcagctgggaggcagaggacggAAGATCATGGGATGTTCTAAACCAGCCTGATTTACACAGCATGTTTCAGGTTACTAGGGCTTTGCTTTAAGACCCTGTCCCAGGAAAGCAAaacaagagctggagagatggctcagtagtttgtTAAAATGCTGCTGCCCAGTATGAAGTACTGGAGTTCTGAGTCCAGAACTCCCACAAAAGCAGAGCAGTCGTATTGGCTACCCTGGTAATCCCAGGGGTTAGATGCATGGGAAGACAAACTTGGTCTTCTGGCAGAATCTGACAGTGCCTCTTGATAACCTTGAGAGAGCCACTATCCTTGATTTTATCCTTACTtccatttttggtttttgtttgttttgctgctgCTTTTGCAATTTGGGGATataacccaggaccttgtgcacATGAGGTGAGAACTCTACCCCTGTGATACATGTTACCTACTACCCACTGCTATTCCACACCAAGACTAACTTCTCTCTCAGTGCACCACATGGCTTTCCCATGCACAACAAAGTCTTCAGGGTTGTGCATGATTAACATGGTTTTCTGGAGGTTATTAATTATAACTGCTAATTCCTTGAAATATAAGTTGTAAAACCAAAgattttccttaaaataataCCTCTGAGATGATCCccatcaacattttaaaaaatgtaacatttctctttttccttttgctcTCTTTATTAAAAGTTGCATTTCTTTGCTGGGCTTCCTTTAAGAAGCAGAGATAGGTGCTTCTCTgtgagttaaggccagcctgagttaatgagtgagtttcaggatagccaggactaggtggaaagaccttgtctcaacacccccccccacacacacacacacacacaacatacagaTAAACGAACAAAAAACTAGTTTCAGTGACAGTGCATGCAAAGTACTCAGAATAGTTTAGAGGGATTTTCCATCCCCATAATCTTTCTTCTTTGAACTAACAATGCACACCTTCATTAGCTTGAACTAGAGAACTTTATACATATCCTTTCTAACCAGATCCTTGACTCCTAGTGAGAGTTTGTGCAGCTACCACAGAACACACAGAGTCGTGAGCTTATGAGATTTGTTCAGTGACCAACTGGGTACAGAAGAACCCTACTGACTACACAGGGTTTGCTTCTTAGTGCTTACTTTTCTTTAGCACATTCTAGATGAACTTTTCAGAAATTCATCTTCTGGGTACATAAAGTGATCCTCTCCTTGTCTGACATAGATCATAGAGAATACCCTAATGCTGCATCTCACAGCTAGTCTTGCATTTGCCTCCATTTTAACAGCAACACTTCAGGCTGAGCTTTGTGTGGAAGAAGAGACCCTGGTCAGGAGTGCAGCAGCTACTTACATTGCAACTCCACCTCAGATATTCCTACCTCTAATCGAGGAAGCAAATATGTCACGGTTCCAAAGACATGAGGACAATGACGAGTACCTGTTAAATACCTTTAGTCTGAGTGAAGGTGAGACTGATAGAATGGCAAAAGTAACTAGATCAATCAATCTAAGAGACAGTGAAGCAGAGGACAAGTTCGAGGATGCCCATGAAATTATCCCTGTGGCAACAACAATGAGTCTTTTATCATCCTTGGAAGAATGCACAACTGGATTGTATTTGTTTCTAAATAACAGATTCTCAGATGCCATCAATCTTATTCACCCATGGTCAAAAAACAGCTCCTACCACGCCCTAATATACAGTATGTTTATGGTTGTCAAGGCCATCCTCACCTTTGAGCCACAGGATATCCAGATCGGAATGACTGCTGCAAAGGAAGCTTTGAAAACCTGTAACAATTTCcgaaaaaaacccaggataatgacTTTATCTCGCCTAGTGAGTAGGCAAGGAATAAAGTCTATCAAAGAAGAGGAATTACATGCAGAAGTCTGTTATGCTGAGTGTCTAGTCTTGAAGTCTGCTATAACATTTATACAGGACGACAGCTTGCTGAGTTTCCTCAAAAGTGGTGTCAATGTTGGGTCAAGCTATCAAATATACAAAGACTGCCAACAAGTCTTAGAACTTATGCCTGAGAACCAAAGTAAAACCCACAGACACCTGAATGGAGGGATAAAATTTGGAGTTGGAGTATTCAATCTGATGTTTTCACTTGTACCACCAAAATCACTTAAACTTCTCAATATGGTTGGCTATTCTGGAGATAGAGATGTGGGCCTGGCGTTGCTTCATGACAGTGCATCCGAACCTCATATAAACAACATCTTAAGTGTGTTCACTCTTCTCTTTTATTACAATTACGTGCGTGTAGTTGTTGGTGTTGAAAAGGCTTCTACTGCTGCTACAGAGAGTCTCTTCCTGATATACCTGGAGAAATTCCCCAACTGTGTTGTACTTAAATTTTTTCGTGCACGTTTTAACATGCTAAATGGGAACTTTGAAAGTGCAAAGTTGAAGTTACAAGAGTGCATTATTACCCAGAACGAATGGAAGCAGGTTCATCACCTCTGTTACTGGGAACTCATGTGGTGCCACATTTTTTTGCAGAATTGGAAGCAGGCATACAACTATGCCAATCTGCTGTATCAGCATAGCAGGTGGTCTAAGGCAATCTACACGTACAGCAAAGCTATCATACTGGCCTTGCTTCCTCCTGACTCTGTGGATTCAGAGAACGAGAGTTTGAGCTCTTACTTCTTACGCGTGGATAGCCTAAGAATCAAGTTTTTAGGCTCTTCTGTGCCCATAGAAAAGTTTATTGCTGAGAAAAGTCAGCGCTATGGTACAACGACGGGTTGGTTCACAGCACAGCCCCTTCTGGAGTTCATCTACGCCTGGAGTGGCTTCCGAGTCATGAGTAAGAAAATTGATCTTATTTCAAGTTGGCTATTGATAATTGACAAAGGAAAAGAGCTTTTGAATGAAAACCCAAACGAGGAGTATGGCATAGATGACATGAGCTTGTTAAATCTGCTGAAAGGCCTGTGCCTGAAGCACTTGGGCAAGCATCTGAAGGCCGAGCACTACTTTATTCGTGTtatcaggaaagagaaaatgttgAAGTATGACCACTATTTGGTGCCATATAGTTACTATGAACTGGGAATGCTGCACTATTTGAAAGGAGACTATGCCAATGCAACGAAAAACCTGGACATCATAAAGAACTATAAAGACTATTCCATGGAAGCCCGGCTACAGTTTAGGGCTCATATTGCCCTTGAACAAATAGCTAAATTAGAAAAGTGCTTCTCTGTGGTGTGAGTGAGCTATCTACAATCAGTCAAGTAATTAGCGGGTAGAAAAGTAATTCCTCTGGGAAAAGCAAAAATCCAAGCGGCAGCTGCTAAGAACCTGCTAAGTAACTAAGAAAGGGACCCACCATTGCtttgctctctctcctcctccttccccataaAATGCAATACTCAGACTGAGAACGGAGTGATGCACATTCTTGAAAAAGGAAAGGCAGATGCTGTAACTGCAAAAACATTCATGAGGGGATTATGTTAATAGTTTTTAAACTTCCAAAGGTTTAGCCTTCCACTAGACACTGAATATGTTTTGCACATAACACAGTAGATGCTTAACTGGTAAAGAAATGACCTCGGTCATTACCGTTTCAATAATAATGGCACATGAGTACTATAAACTCTGAAAGGGTTTCCCTTATAATCACTTTCATTGGCTTTTATAGCAAAGACGATTTCCCCCAATGTGATAGGGAATATCTTTTACACTGTTACATGAGGAGTACTAAGGAAGCTCTAGTGTGAATTTCTAATTTGCCAGAGAATAGAGAAGAAAGAAGTCTCCATCTACATATAAACCCTATGATGATAATTGAGGGAAATCAAGATTACTGTGGAAATGGCTTAGCAGATAAAGCATTTGCCATATAAACATGGAGACCAGAGTCTGgctccccagaacccacgtaaaTTCTTCTGGATAGGCGTGGCAGCaccacttgtttgttttttgtttttttgtttttaagatttatttattttatatgtatgtgagaacactgtggctgtcttcagacacaccagaagagagtatcggatgccattacagatgattgtgagccagcatgtggttgctggaaattgaactcaggacctctggtagagtactcagtgctcttaaccaccgagccatctctccagccctggcagcCCCACTTGTAAGaggtgggaggagatgggggtcCCAGGAACAGGCTGGCTAGTGAGATGAACCCTGTGCAAGAGCTCTAGGTTCAGCTGAGAGACTCAGCCTTAATAAAGGGAGGCGCAATCACACCCTTCCCATATCAACCCGGGGCCTccatgtgcacaggcacacagatgCCCTTCTACACATGCATGCCCGCACTCACGAGAAGCACACACAGGCGGACTGTACACAgctgaatattaaaaataaacatttttaggtggaaaaaaaagatgaggcTGTTGGAGGTACAATTAAGTAAGGAACCCTTGCTTTCATTGTCTTCTCTAAGGTGTAATTTCTACTTAAGACCAGCTAGTTCTTCAACACCTTTAAACCATCTGAAGAGCAAATGTAGTTAAAGATTCGGGACTCGGTATTGTTGTACCTGCCTCAGTGATTAAAAACTagtccccagttttctgagcagtGAGTTGGGTTGAATTCATCCTCACTCCTGGTTAGGAAAGAGGCAGACAAGATGCTGCATACTTATACCCTGACCTCATGGACAGAGGCTAcgagcctgggctacacagacagGCCCTGTgcagaggaaaggaaacaaaatgtgaGGCTGGTGTTGGGAATGTTCCtttgtcagtaaagtgcttgcctaacacAGCAAGGCCCTGAGCCTGATCCCCAGTGCCCCACAAAAAATAATATGTGTTCTTTTAGATTCCTAAGTTTGGATTGCAAAGACACATTCTCTTAATGCTTCATGGGTTTTGTGGACAAAGAATTAAATGGAGCACAATAAGGCAGCAAGTTATTTCAGCTTTAGCAATGCTTGGCTTGTTAAAGAGGATGGAAGTGAGAGAGGAGTTGTTAAAGGCAGTTGGTGGCTGCCTAATGGGTGGGTGCTGGTAACTGACCAGTCCATCTGCTgcacagccatctctccagccccttagctTTCCATCGTTTCTCAGGACAGGGTCTTATGCAGCAGGCTGTCCCATGTCTATAATCCCATCCGTTGGGAGATGAGGCCAGAGGACCAAGGTCTCAGgatcatcctgggctacaaagtgagttagaCGCTAACTTGGCCTACACGAGACTGTcttaaacaagaaacaaaagtCACTTTCATGGTTCATAGTTATTGCTTTAGAgtgcaaaaacaaaaatcaaaagtgtTCATCTTAGAAAAGTAAACCAATCTTTACTTTATGCCAGAGAAAGCAATTCCTGGGGTTTGAATCTCCCCCCTGGGCAAGGAACATAATCCTAGTCAGTTCAAAGACCCACCCTTTTTTTATAATTGGATTTTTCAAATTAAAGATATGATGTTCTGGAAATGTTTTTCCAaataccattctttttttttttttttttttttttttgcttgggtaCACAGaatatattacattatttttgTAGTGTATATGGTTTAGTTCCCTATATTCCCTAGGTCCAATTTCTCTACattccctctctttttttttcttgacctgGGAAATTGAATTCTGGCATATAATATGCTAATCAAGTGTTTTATTATTGAGACACATTCCTACCCCCTTGTACCCCTTCCttgcatctatctatccatctatctatctgtggtttttttttttgtttgtttgtttctttgtgacacagtttctctgtgtagccctagttatCCTGAAAtgcactctgtagatcaggctggccttgaactcagagatctgcctgcctctgcctcctgagtgctgagaacaAAGGCAAGCGTCACAACAGCCAGGCTGTTCGCATTGACTTAACCCTGTCATTTCACAACAAAAAATAATCTGCAAGCCTATTTATCTATGCATTAAAAAGACATAAGGTGTCCACGTATCAAAGGGTCAAAGGGTTGCTAATGTAGCCTGGACAGCAAAGTGAGACCCCTGTCAAAACAGCAGCAAAGAAAACCATAAGCCATTGCTAATATTAATTTTTAGTGTTGGGTTGTAATTCAATGATAAAGTAATTACCTAATATGCTTGAAACTCTGGGCCTTTCAAGTTCCACTCCAGTCCCATATAcagttaatatttttaagttcTTACAGTGCCTGGCATACTGTATGTCCTTGGATTGTGTCATGTGTCCCCCAAACCCCAGCCCAGTCTCTCTTGGTGCTGTGATTAAAAGTATATACCACTACCCCAAGCTTATACAATGCTGGCATCAAACCTAGGAATTCATACAAGCTGAGCGAGTTTTCTACCAACTGGGCTACATCTCCAGCTCAAACACACATGTTTTCTTATGCAAATAAAAAGTAGTCAGGTGTGGTGTGCAGTGCTTTAATAACTATTCTGCAGACTAATGCAGGAAGATCTTgcattctaggctagcctgggctacatagtgagagctaacaattttaaaaagattttaatttagtcatccaggcatggtggcacacacctaatgctggcacttgggatgcagaggcaggtggatatctgaatttgaagccagccttgtttacggccagggctacacagagaaatactgtctaggaaagaaaaaaggaaaaaaaataacctgaACACTTTCTCTATGCTGGTGTGGGGGGAGAGCTGGCTGTTAAGTATATGGTtgccaataaaacaaaacataacccCTGCTCACTTTAGAGGGCTTCTAGGA
It includes:
- the LOC127686749 gene encoding tetratricopeptide repeat protein 39B-like; the encoded protein is MSRFQRHEDNDEYLLNTFSLSEGETDRMAKVTRSINLRDSEAEDKFEDAHEIIPVATTMSLLSSLEECTTGLYLFLNNRFSDAINLIHPWSKNSSYHALIYSMFMVVKAILTFEPQDIQIGMTAAKEALKTCNNFRKKPRIMTLSRLVSRQGIKSIKEEELHAEVCYAECLVLKSAITFIQDDSLLSFLKSGVNVGSSYQIYKDCQQVLELMPENQSKTHRHLNGGIKFGVGVFNLMFSLVPPKSLKLLNMVGYSGDRDVGLALLHDSASEPHINNILSVFTLLFYYNYVRVVVGVEKASTAATESLFLIYLEKFPNCVVLKFFRARFNMLNGNFESAKLKLQECIITQNEWKQVHHLCYWELMWCHIFLQNWKQAYNYANLLYQHSRWSKAIYTYSKAIILALLPPDSVDSENESLSSYFLRVDSLRIKFLGSSVPIEKFIAEKSQRYGTTTGWFTAQPLLEFIYAWSGFRVMSKKIDLISSWLLIIDKGKELLNENPNEEYGIDDMSLLNLLKGLCLKHLGKHLKAEHYFIRVIRKEKMLKYDHYLVPYSYYELGMLHYLKGDYANATKNLDIIKNYKDYSMEARLQFRAHIALEQIAKLEKCFSVV